In Gemmatimonadota bacterium, one genomic interval encodes:
- a CDS encoding elongation factor Tu, which yields MAKEKFERTKPHVNVGTIGHV from the coding sequence ATGGCGAAGGAGAAGTTCGAGCGCACCAAGCCCCATGTGAATGTGGGGACGATTGGTCATGTGGA